A window of Chitinophaga sp. MM2321 contains these coding sequences:
- a CDS encoding YciI family protein — protein MKEFVLIFRNSSNPHANPSPEQLQERMNWLGSVAAQNKLADKGNRLSVSQAKTLKPGNVITDGPYTEIKEFISGYMIVKTATIEEAIELAKSNPILQAGGNIEVRAILTPGDNS, from the coding sequence ATGAAAGAGTTCGTATTAATTTTCAGAAACAGCAGCAATCCTCATGCTAATCCATCTCCTGAACAATTGCAGGAAAGGATGAACTGGTTAGGAAGCGTTGCCGCTCAAAACAAATTGGCCGACAAAGGTAACAGGCTGTCTGTTAGCCAAGCGAAAACCCTGAAGCCCGGCAATGTAATAACGGATGGCCCTTACACGGAAATCAAGGAATTTATCAGTGGTTATATGATTGTAAAAACAGCGACCATTGAAGAAGCTATTGAACTGGCTAAAAGTAACCCTATTCTCCAGGCTGGGGGGAATATTGAAGTAAGAGCCATATTAACACCAGGCGATAACAGTTAA
- a CDS encoding protease complex subunit PrcB family protein, which translates to MNFYTALALPVFLLTFQAPTVYGEGKGGNTEIIKEITAAPKPKNRVSFGQGIDLIVRGLGLNIDNIRFIKEPKATDYFVYANNKASYAHSLIIAANNGIKLNRTIKPEAAMTREQFALSLLQGIQTTGQYPTNMMWLHVGDEASFSEETLSAVQTLIKFNVVSLENEKFRPKAYITPEEAAKMVENAATFIQSHKTANAEAAKPQDEVTFTSVPVNDSVNTITISRGSKPNSGYQVAITRIVFSENGEAVIYYKLTDPAPDKSYLQMITEPTAVTFVSSAYHITLEKE; encoded by the coding sequence ATGAATTTCTACACTGCATTAGCATTACCGGTATTTCTCCTGACGTTTCAGGCTCCAACAGTTTATGGGGAAGGTAAAGGGGGCAATACTGAAATAATTAAAGAGATAACAGCTGCCCCTAAACCCAAAAACCGCGTCTCTTTTGGCCAGGGTATTGACCTCATTGTAAGAGGGCTTGGGCTGAATATAGACAATATCAGGTTTATTAAAGAACCCAAAGCAACTGATTATTTCGTCTATGCAAATAATAAGGCATCCTATGCACATTCGCTTATTATAGCTGCCAACAACGGTATAAAACTAAACCGGACCATCAAACCGGAAGCAGCGATGACCAGGGAGCAATTTGCATTGAGCCTGTTGCAGGGTATTCAGACTACGGGGCAATACCCTACCAATATGATGTGGCTGCACGTAGGTGATGAAGCCAGCTTTTCGGAAGAAACATTGTCCGCCGTACAAACGTTGATTAAATTCAATGTAGTATCGCTGGAAAATGAAAAGTTCCGCCCCAAAGCCTATATCACGCCGGAAGAGGCAGCAAAGATGGTAGAAAATGCCGCCACCTTTATACAATCCCATAAAACGGCGAATGCCGAAGCTGCAAAGCCGCAGGACGAGGTTACTTTTACATCGGTTCCTGTAAACGACAGTGTTAACACCATTACTATTTCAAGAGGAAGCAAACCAAATTCCGGTTACCAGGTTGCTATCACCCGTATTGTTTTTTCAGAAAACGGCGAGGCTGTGATCTATTATAAACTTACAGATCCTGCTCCGGACAAGTCCTATCTACAGATGATCACGGAACCCACTGCCGTTACTTTTGTATCATCTGCCTACCACATTACCCTGGAAAAAGAGTAA